The following are encoded in a window of Bacillota bacterium genomic DNA:
- a CDS encoding 2-isopropylmalate synthase, which translates to MPVQIKIFDTTLRDGEQTPGVNLNVYEKVEIAKQLERLGIDVIEAGFAIASPGDFEAVSEVARVIKNVRVASLARALEKDIDRAWEAVQHARMPRIHTFIATSDIHMKYKLKMTEEQVLERAVQMVKYAKKYCEDVEFSAEDASRTRVEFLYKVIEEVIKAGATVVNIPDTVGYATPQEFGALIRGIRNNVPNIDKVDISVHCHNDLGMAVANSLTAIENGAIQVECTINGLGERAGNAALEEIIMGIDTRKDFYKVTHKIDTTQIYRSSKLVSTLTGIIVQPNKAIVGANAFAHESGIHQHGVLAEKTTYEIMRPESIGLKQNRMVLGKLSGRHAFEEKLKEMGYSLTEEQIKNAFQKFKELADRKKDISDKDIEALVEEKVAKIPEVFQLETYQISSGNRVVSTSTVSVRRNGNVYTEAATGDGPVDAAFNAMERAVGFTLRLEDYSLRAVTGGKDALGEVTVRVSKNGKTFTGRGVSTDIIEASVRAYLNAINRVLSELGEEIIER; encoded by the coding sequence ATGCCTGTACAAATAAAAATATTTGATACTACATTAAGGGATGGGGAGCAAACGCCGGGGGTTAACCTGAATGTTTATGAAAAGGTTGAAATTGCAAAGCAATTGGAAAGATTGGGTATTGATGTAATTGAGGCAGGCTTTGCCATAGCGTCGCCCGGGGATTTTGAAGCAGTGTCTGAAGTAGCTAGGGTTATTAAAAATGTAAGAGTTGCAAGTCTTGCCAGAGCTTTGGAAAAAGATATTGATAGGGCCTGGGAAGCGGTACAACATGCCCGGATGCCGCGTATTCACACATTTATTGCCACATCGGATATTCATATGAAATACAAGCTGAAAATGACTGAAGAACAGGTGCTTGAAAGAGCGGTTCAGATGGTCAAATATGCTAAAAAGTATTGTGAGGATGTAGAATTTTCTGCGGAAGATGCCAGCAGGACAAGAGTAGAGTTTTTGTACAAGGTCATTGAAGAAGTTATAAAAGCGGGGGCTACTGTTGTAAACATACCTGATACGGTAGGGTATGCAACACCGCAAGAGTTTGGGGCGCTTATTAGAGGAATAAGAAATAATGTACCCAATATTGATAAGGTTGATATTAGCGTACATTGTCATAATGATCTAGGGATGGCCGTAGCTAATTCTCTTACTGCAATAGAAAATGGGGCTATCCAGGTGGAGTGTACAATTAACGGCCTTGGAGAGAGAGCAGGGAATGCAGCCCTTGAAGAAATTATTATGGGAATAGATACAAGGAAAGACTTTTATAAAGTGACTCATAAGATAGATACAACACAGATATACAGGTCAAGCAAACTGGTAAGTACTCTTACAGGAATTATTGTACAGCCTAATAAGGCTATTGTGGGGGCCAATGCATTTGCTCACGAATCGGGTATACATCAGCATGGAGTTTTAGCTGAGAAAACCACTTACGAAATAATGAGGCCGGAATCAATAGGGCTTAAACAAAACAGGATGGTGCTTGGAAAATTATCAGGCCGCCATGCTTTTGAGGAAAAGTTAAAAGAAATGGGATATAGCCTTACTGAAGAGCAAATAAAAAATGCTTTTCAGAAGTTCAAGGAACTGGCAGACAGGAAAAAGGATATTTCAGACAAGGATATTGAAGCCCTGGTAGAGGAAAAGGTTGCAAAAATACCGGAAGTTTTCCAACTGGAAACTTACCAGATAAGCAGTGGAAACCGGGTTGTATCAACATCTACCGTCAGTGTAAGACGGAACGGAAATGTTTATACTGAAGCTGCTACAGGAGATGGTCCTGTTGATGCAGCATTTAATGCAATGGAAAGGGCAGTGGGATTCACATTAAGGCTGGAGGATTATAGTCTCAGAGCTGTTACCGGGGGAAAGGATGCCCTTGGAGAAGTCACTGTAAGAGTATCAAAAAACGGTAAGACATTTACCGGAAGAGGAGTAAGTACTGACATAATCGAAGCAAGTGTAAGGGCATACTTGAATGCAATAAACAGGGTATTGAGTGAATTGGGTGAAGAAATAATTGAGCGGTAA